The proteins below are encoded in one region of Garra rufa chromosome 12, GarRuf1.0, whole genome shotgun sequence:
- the synprb gene encoding synaptoporin b, with protein sequence MCMVIFAPLFAVLAFATCGGYSGQIMVKVECLDKTQNNISISFNYPFRLQQVHFSAPLCEGTRKETLFLEGDYASSAQFFVTVSVLAFLYSLLATIVYIFYQNKYREKNRGPVVDFLVTIAFSSLWLVSSIAWAKTLSGVKTATDVHQILLLMSACRAQENSCEVLQDPIWTNLNMSVAFGFLNFFLWAGNIWFAYKETGLHKSIQRYPSRTPSEKRGSFRQYSQTSFDQSGAGFGQRLYNQGSFDLSSEGFSLPQTNLGQPMLYRQVGSPTSRGPLIFVNEM encoded by the exons ATGTGTATGGTCATATTTGCTCCG CTTTTTGCTGTTTTAGCATTTGCAACATGTGGGGGATATTCTGGCCAGATAATGGTTAAGGTCGAATGTTTGGACAAAACCCAAAACAACATCAGCATCAGTTTCAACTACCCATTCAG ATTGCAACAGGTACACTTTAGTGCTCCTCTATGTGAAGGAACCAGGAAAGAGACTCTCTTTTTGGAAGGGGATTATGCTTCATCTGCACAGTTCTTTGTCACGGTGTCGGTCCTGGCTTTTCTCTATTCCCTTTTGGCCACAATTGTTTACATCTTCTATCAGAACAAATACAGAGAGAAGAACAGAGGTCCAGTAGTT GATTTCTTGGTGACTATAGCGTTCTCTAGCCTGTGGCTGGTAAGCTCAATTGCCTGGGCTAAAACTCTGTCTGGGGTGAAGACAGCCACTGATGTGCATCAAATCCTGCTGTTAATGTCTGCTTGCAGAGCCCAGGAGAACTCATGTGAGGTCTTGCAGGATCCCATCTGGACAAATCTCAACATGTCTGTG GCCTTTGGTTTTTTAAACTTCTTCCTTTGGGCTGGTAATATTTGGTTTGCCTACAAGGAGACAGGTTTGCATAAGTCCATTCAGCGCTATCCCTCCAGAACTCCCTCTGAGAAACGTGGCAGCTTCAGGCAGTACAGCCAAACCAGTTTTGATCAATCTGGAGCTGGTTTTGGCCAGAGGCTCTACAACCAAGGGAGTTTTGACTTATCAAGCGAAGGCTTCAGCCTACCCCAAACCAATCTAGGACAGCCCATGCTGTACCGACAGGTGGGGAGTCCCACATCCAGAGGCCCTCTCATATTTGTTAATGAGATGTGA